Genomic segment of Sebastes umbrosus isolate fSebUmb1 chromosome 19, fSebUmb1.pri, whole genome shotgun sequence:
ATGAatgatgtgtttatttgtttttgtctctgcagTAACCAGAGATGAATAAAGCAGCTCTTCGCCCAGTGATCCAGGCAGGGGATGGGAGGACACTGTCCAGGTGGGTTTACCTCGTATTCAGCTGAGacacccttacaaaaaagaagtattcttcaagtttatttcatgaagtaaacttaagtaaagTCCAAGTATATTCCTAagtatgtaataagtatactaatatcaatgtactagtagtatacttgtaagtgtccTACtgcaatacttcttgggactaaattggcccactttttagtttataaaagtatatttttaagtataaatgtaagagtagtaaactttgagtacacatctagtttacatccaagttatattttgtactgcaactataatatgaactatactacaagtgaacttataggtacaccgttagtttaatagttacatacttgtagcccactttttagtgtATGAAAGTACacgtaaactactagtttaatcatttttactgcaattatacttgtaagttttctttaagtgaactGATATTACTTAGCCCAATATACTTATAATTtgctgtatacttttcagtataagccaagaatactttgacttttctgtataaTTGTTGGTATAAGTTAAGGATACTTAAGTATagtttgtattttgtactgcaactataatatgaactatactacaagtgaactaataggtatactgttagtttactagttatatactttttaGTGTATgcaagtacactttaaagtatactctgagtaaactactagtttaatcatttttacttaagtatgcagtacttgtaagttttcttaagtgaatttagccaaatatacttttctgtatacttgccaagtaaacttagacttttctgtatacttgtcgatataagccaagtatacttaagtatcaTTTTGTTAAGGTCATCTCTGATAAGTATATAAAAAGTAATCTTAAAGCATATGCTcttatttttagtttaaaagaagtatactaatagcatacATGAATAAACTTTTTTGGAATGGCAGACAACCATTCaccctcacattcacacctacgggcaatttagagtcagataCAGTGGATGTCAGTGTTATTTACAGGTTCAATGGATGTTGTGTTCATTTCAGAACACAGTTCCTCTCACTGCTGAACAACTACAACTGCTTCCTGAAGGACCAAACTCAACTGCACCTCAGTTACTTTCGGGTATGTTATAAgtttatttcaaacatttttgttGTGCTGTACATAAATTGACATATTTCCTCCCAGTCAGCCTTGTTATTACCTTTAAACATTGGTCAGAACTTTGCAGCAAGTCGCAGTATCACAGGAGGCTGACCATGAGAAAATTGTACGCATATGTAGCATCTTTAGGTCTCTTCTTTATTAGCTATTACTTTTGAGCTGCTTTGAATTTGGGTTCATAAAGTGGAGTGTTAATATGACTGTAATTACACACCATGCAGGTGTCTGTGGGTCTGTCTCTGTAACAGGGTGCCGAtggagaggtggtggtggagggctTCCTGAATATCTCCTGGGGAGTACGGAGACCAATCAGGCTGAAAATACAGGACGATATACAGACGATCACCTTTGCTCCTCTGATCTCACCCAGCCCCATCAGCCCCATCGGAGACAAGAGGTTGCTTTCAGCTTTCGTGTGATATTATTAATAtgtcaacaacacagagcaaTATGACATGAGATGTTCATTGGTTCATTAGTCCTTTGGTTCATTGATCATGCTGACATTTGAAAAACCCTTAATCCAGTTAATGCAGCTCTCTACATGAGCAAAGGTTCCCTCTAATTCCTGCAACAAGTCATAATTTGTAATGCATTTGTCCTTCATGCAAGACACAATAAAGTGAGATTTTAAACACatcaacattaaagcatgtacaaCTTAATCGATGGTTCTACATGCAGGTACTAGTTAGGATCAGTTTGAAGTGTCTGACACAATGTCCTcccttctctgtgtctctctgcaggagTATGTCCCGATGGGGAGAATGTGTTGACCTTCACCAGATAGATGAGATGGCAGAGACACCACAAAACACAGTAGTCACCAAACCGTTACCAGGTTGATTTTACTTCCTCCCATATCCCATAATGTTATTCTCAACAATGTTATCTtaaaagcagtggtggaagaagtatttttacttcagtaaaagtagcaatagtATAACAGTATAAAAACACtatgttacaaataaaagtcctacATTCAAATCTTTACTTGagcaaaagttaaaaaaaagtattagcatcaaactgtacttaaagtactaaacgtaaaagtactcattatgcagaatggcccatttcagaataatgtatattatatcattGTATTATGAAGAGTGATGCCATATGTGTAATGAATATGTCTGATTTAAACTCATTACTGGCTGTTTTACAGTAACCTATAATAATTCATCAACATTTTTAGTTGcttatattttgtataaatagtctgaatctgcaaagaaacTAGGAACTTAAGTTATCAAATACATGTATTCCACTACTGATTTATGGTATTTATAACATGGCTATATggaaataaatagttttttgaAGTAAAAATTACAGTAAAGAGTCAACATGTAAATAGTAGTGAGTATATCTTTATAAattgtatcataaatgtttaattttagtgtattttcatcaaatttatAGTAACAGTTTCAGTCAAAGAGTAGTAGAAGACATCCAGTTGCATAATTGTCTATGGGATCTTGGTTTTCATGGTGATATTGCCTTtgcaatttatattttatactagACATGGatgaaaatcttatttttttcctttattgcatCTCCATTTTCTCTGGAATGgtaatatagtatagtttacTTACAATTGATTCATATTCCTtagcttcttacctttcaaaggAGACCAGATATATGCATATATGCCTTATGGTTGAGGAGCTATTCCTGATTCATTTTGCTTATTTTaggcgttttttgttttttttcaagggATAGGCTAGGGCTTAACAGGTTAAAAGTTCTCATTTTGCACTACATTGCAGCATATTGACTAGATTCTTTCAAGGACATAAATTCTaaccttgttttattttatttttttacaaaaaaaacataatttatttatctgtttagttggacaaaaacaaaagctaGAAGCATTGAATATGAGACACGTTatcaatgttttttgtgtatacTCTAAAGGCCCGCCTGTTTATGAGTCAACCACTCTGCGTCCCGTGAGGCAGAGGAACTCCGAGATGGAGGCAGAGTCCAACCTGTTTCGTTGCATGAGTGACGCGTCGTTGGTcaagaggaggaagggaaggcCGAAGTCGgcggcagaaagagagaaagaaagacaacatCGCTTTTCTATCAATGGACACTTCTATAACTACAAGGTAGGTTTCTGCCCAACATGACTTTTATCTGTTCTCATCTAGTCatcattctctcttttctcttcctgtcaaGCTCAACCCTCCCCTCCATTTCCATGTAACACATATATGTCTCACTTTTTCCCTCACTCCCATGTAGCTCACCAATCTCTCATTTTCTTCTAGACCGCTATCTTCACTCCATCCTTGGGCACGCCAACCAAAGTTCGTATCTCCAGCAGGATGACCACAAACCAGGTCGTCGAACAGTTACTAAACAAGTTCAAGGTGAGCTTTCGTACACATTCTTCAAACTGCATGAGAAGTCACAGCGatgttaatgttgttttatatCTAGTTTAAACAGACTGAACTGGACTAAGTAAGATAGGACCTTGTATGTAATGTGTGATATTGAAAAATCAATTATGTTCTTGCTCTTCAGAAAGTAACCCTAAGCaacatattttaagaaaaaaacaaattactaTTGTATTATAATGATAAATCATCAAAATAGACTGTGAAgtgatttattaaataaaaaataatagacCTTTAGAACCAGAACAAGGATTTATGGTCGATAAGTTTTGAATATTGTACTTGTATTTTCATCCTACAGATAGAGAACGATCCCCAGGAGTATGCTCTGTACTGTGTTCACCAGAGTGGAGGTATGGTTTGTCACACAGTAAATTAAATACTTGGAGACAGATGGAATGATGCTTCacctgtgtgtatgtatgtgtgtgtgttgtccagAAAAGAGGAAGCTCAGTAACAAAGACCAGCCCCTATGGGAGCGCATACTACAGGGACCctctgatgacatcatgaaGATCTTTTTGATCGACATGGACGAAGAAGAAGTCAGCAATGTTGTGAGTGTTCTAGCCCCGCCTCCTGATGACCTAACGTATAGATCATTTCACAGTcgtaaacgtaaacattccaaatgtgtcccagtttatttcctgttgcagtgaacGTGACCGACAggacgtaaacatggacccaagctgttgccaagCAATGCAATTCCAATGAAATGGTCTATGGAGAACAGATCAAAACAGTACAAGCATATCTATCCCCAGTACTGGAAACATATTAGTCGAGGGCATTTGTCAGGAGTTGGCGCAGTCCCTCAGGACATTTAATTGAGTTATGTATGTATTCCCATGTATAATTGAAGAAAGTCATACATGACAAAATCTTCTTGACGGATAGTAATTGTTAAAAAATGAAGGCCTGCTTTACCTGTATTCAACTTTAAGTGATGTAAATGCACCTGTAGGAGCTAAAGTCTATTACTGTAGCTACTGAGGTGATTAGCCCTGGACTGACGCGCTTTTCACTGTAGATGTTACCTTCTGTTGCATGTTGTGCTGTACAAAACTGATCCTCAGGCCGCTCGTTGGTTTTACAATAACAGTTCATTTATTCGTAATATGGTAGTAAAGAAGAATGTCCGGTTACCATAGCAacaagcaaacaacaacaacacggcaAACAATTCAGCGTCCCTGCGTTCAAAAACCCTTTGCCCTTCCGGGCTAAACCCTGACGCCAACAACACACCTCCATACCTATATACCCGTGGCTGGGTCAGTCAATTAATACAGCGCCACCTAGTGTTCCTAAAAGTGAATTACACCACAACCTCTGTATGTCAGcatcatgttttggctcttACAGCACCTTTAAGAGCatcagagaaaaaaatgatataatGGATTTAATATTTAGTAGTTGTTTAGAGTCAATTAATGTATTAGATCTGCTGTGTAAATCAACTCGAAAGTAATAGTTATGGCATGTTCTATTTTTCTTAATAAGGATTGTGCTTTTCTCCAAGTTATGTGGCAGCAAAGAATAAGATGGAGATTTAAATACAACAGAagatatttatacatttcttttatgGTGAACGTCCCTCTGGCTcgggattattattatattttttttagtatttataATTGTAAGTGTAAGATAGATGGTAGTGTCTTGTTTGCTATTTTAGTCAAGTTTCTTATTTGCCAAGACTCCTTTCCAcaaccctctcctctcctctccttttgtttcctctcctctcctctcgtttcctctcctctcctcctctcctctctcctctcctctcctctcctctcctttcctctcagGTCGCCCAGTATCTGAACTTGGAGCTTCCCATCCTGGAGCAGGTTCTACTGAaactcagagaggaggagaacagagagatacagagagtcATCCACAAGTCAGTATATGATTTCATGCACTCAAATACTTCCTTAAAGGATGCCATTATCTATCATAAGAATTTACTGTAAGAGAATTGACATCTACTGAGTCATAAGGAAATGTTACGGTGCATTAAATTCAAATTAGTGAAGTTTGGCTATAGATCCCTGTAGTAACACTTCTATGACAGGTGATGGCgccattattttatattaaatgaCCTTTTATTGATTTGCAGCTCAGTCATGGTGTCTGTACAtgtgtatgttttgtgtgtgtgcatcaggtACCACAACCAGCATAGACTCCTGTCCCATATGCTGAACTGTAAGATGTCGCCTCACATTGAGACCAGTGTGTGACGATCTGAATCACTGACACAAGACCGGTCATTCATCACAGCACCACTTTGAGGACGAAAGAGAAGCTGTGGGGAACTCTGTAAAAACAACATCTTTAACTTTAAGGTTAAAGCTGCAAATGTTTGGAAGAGAAACACAAAGGTGAAGATTTGGGAAAATACCACCAACCTGACAAAcatatcatttttattcatgtttttttctcttcatttttttaatttgtaaattaagTACAACATAAGATTGTAAGATGCTGCTGTAAATAACTGTAaatctgtgttgtgtgttaatAAATATAAGTTGTGGGACCAGCATGACGTCTTATGTTTTGTGCTTTCTGTTTGTGGAGTATAGTTATAAGTGAATTAATCTTTACACAGCAACTAATGTATGAATTGATTTATACTATTTGAATGTACCAAGAAATGGAATCAGAGCTAACCTCAACCAAAGAAGTCCTTAGTTGAataacactcatacaattttgttgactaatcgattagttgatttaatcaacagatctgtgaaactgagtttctccacaaagaatcacacaaaaacaccactttatatcttgtgtttaccagagatgtgctcataagttagAAATAAGTTTCTTATAAAtatgtcattcagcatgaaaaaagcatacaaAATGATTAAGACCAAACGACTGataagtcgactaatcgactaagaggtgacagccctaaaataaacatataaaataggtaaataaataggtaaataaatatataaataaataaatgggtaaataaataaagagataaataaataaatggacgaataaataaatgggtaaataaataaagagataaataggtaaataaataaataaataaataggtaaataaatagataaataaataaatgggtaaataaataaagagataattaggtaaataaataaaatgtaaccgTTAAAATTTTGAATAGAAAGTCCAAATATAGCTTCATTTGAAAGTGTAACCTGCTGATCATGGAACACTGGCGGAAATTTGTGACATTTGGAGATGTGCTTGATTTTGACTTGAGGACCAAAACTCTCTGTCCCTCAGACATTATTCTCACTTCCCCCAAACTCAAACTCACCATTCCTCATCTGTCCACCAGCTGTCCCCAGTGTCTTCCCAAATTTCCACACCCACCTGCACACCTGCTCCTCATTCCCTAATAGTCCCTTATATAACAGCCATCCAGCACCAACTCTCTGCCAGATCATCTGTTGTGCCCTCAGAGCACTCGAACCTCTCTTCCTGTTTACTTCcctgtctgtttattttttctccctgtTTTTGGTTTTCGACTGCTTGCCTGGTCCCTTGCGGACTTGTTTGCTGGCTGACTTCCACTAATGCTCTCCAAGGGGACCAGTAAAGCTCATTTTACCTCACCTGCTTTGTCCCTGAAATCACTGTTGAGTCCAAACATCTACTACCAGAGCCATAACTAACTCACTCTGTCCAGCCAAACTTTCAAataccacatactgtatgtcaagcTGAGTGTTTGGGAAAATGCTTCTAAACTGATTCACAAGACATCTAAATTATTCCCATTTGATAAATGGAGcaggcataaaaaaaacaagagttgTGTGTAAGACAGGGAACTGCTTACAAGTGGAAAACACTGTCCTCTTAATAGCTAAATAATGGGTTTGGTGTAGAGTGAGCGCTGGTGCCTGGGCTGTTTAGTGGCAAAGACTGTCTAAACGCTCGCCAGCCCACCAGACAGCCTCACATTACCCAGCACTGAGTCTAATTTTCCTCTGACATGATGAATGAGCCGATGAGAATAAACGCCAACTGGTTGTTTTATTAAAGGATAGAGTTTCCATGTGATGCCCGCCAAGCAGCCCAAACTGTAGTACGCTTTTTAGAAATGGAAAGAGTGTGGCATGGCAAGGCAAGGCATGGCATGGCGTGGCTTTACTCTGTGGCTGTTTTGGTTGTAGAGTAGATGAACAGATGTTGGTTGGAGGGTGATCCCCATCTCAGAAGAAAGATTAGTCTCTATCCTAGTACATTCATCTGCACTTTTCACTGAAATACATGCAATTTCTCTCTGCATatttaacataacatttcagaaaacttgtaatacaaaaaataattgtcttaatgtaagtaatgatCTGGAGAAGTTTCATGGCGATTTCTATTAGTTAACATATTTTACCTATTCCCCTGTAGTGTCTTGTAAAATTATGAAATATTACAAAACATATCTTTAAATCTGTTTCTcaaaatgatattttttatcAGACTCTGAGACAGAAAtatccacttcagtagcacttgcATATACCAatctttccagtttcattcctatctatattctgaaggtttttacagaggggtttgttcatatatcattcagtctgatttatagaacattttatttctaaatacatgtgatacaaaataatataatatgtcaacaaaatcaaaaaataattttgaacctggctttatccaatgttcacatttatgttctggaaatgtatgcaaattagcacatatttaataagaaaatgcatcatttgcatatttaaacatacattttcagaaaacctgtaatacaaaaaactaattatattaatgtaagtaatcaactggggaagtttcatggtgaaatctattagttatatatttttttatttaatttatttttatcctaCTCACCTGGGGTGTTTCCCCAAAATGCATTTTGTTCAATCAATGTTATAAAATTGATTAAAAGAGAAaatttggaaaatatttatACAACTTCCAACTGTTCCCGTCAAACTGGAGAAGCGAAACTGTGAATTTACAATTCCAAGACATTTGAAACCTTCGGGTGTAGTCGAGTGCATTATGTActgtttatgtatttactttGTGTGTCCACAGTGGATAAGGTCTTTTGTAACTGTGTCAACACGTCAAACAAATGACCTCAGTAAAGAGGCGCATCTTGTCTATAAAGATCTAATGCATTATGAGTTCTTTCTGATTAAGAAATCAgtcacatacacatacagtcactatatgtatatacatacatacccATTTCACATATGGAGCTTTGTATCTTACGTTTGCAAAGCCTCGTCTGACACCTAAAGGTTCAGGGAGTTCCCCGTTTGAGTTTGTGCTTTCAATAGAACGTTTGTTTAGGGGTCAGTGTATTGCCTTTACAGTAAGTCTGTTTACAATTCCTCCCTTTTTTGGCTGTATAAAAGCAAGACTTCAACCTTTGTGGTCAAGCTTCTCCATCCGAAGAACTTTCGACATGATGAAGATGAACCTGAGTCTGTTCTCTGCTGTCCTGGCCCTGCTGCTGGGCCTTTCAGCTCAAGACAACTCTCTAGTAAGACTCAACAAATACATGTCTCTATAACTATTTTACTCGGTTTCTAATTTTATGATGTTAACGTCagtataaaacaaattaaacacgTTACAACATTTTGACAAACTGTAGATTGTTCCAAGGATCCAGAATTGTGAgctcaatgaaaacaatgatcTCAACTTAGTCTCACCtattttaagaaagaaaaacaaaactccaAAATGGCCATTTATGGCTTTATGAGCCCATGGACGTGCCTTAGTGATTCTAACAACTACCAGGGACTTACAATAGCACATCTCCCAAAAATCTGCTTGTAGCAAAGTGTGATTTTTAGACTAACAACGCATGCTTTTTCAAATGGTTGAATGATCGATgaatgaactatactacaagtgaacttataggtatactgttagtttactagttatatacttgttgcccactttttagttgaaagtacactttaaagtatactctcagtaaactactagtttaatagtttttactgcaagtatacttgtaagttttctttaagtgaacttattGTATTTAGCCAAatttacttttctgtatacttgtcggtataagccaagtatacatatattattatattgataaTTTTGTTAAATATATCTCTGATGAGTACATAAAAAGGaatctgaaagcatactctcttattttaagtttaaaagaagtatactaatagcatacATGAAtacacttcttttttgtaagggttgTCATAATACAACAAATATATGAGGATATACTATCATAAATATATAGCTcaacaaaaaatacacatacacaaaagcattaaataattatataaaagaagaaaaaaaatttcACTTGTGTGAAGACCAAGGAGCCTTACCGTTTAGACATAACTTCAAGAATTCTGGAGGCAAATAAAGGTACGCTTCATTTATTCGGGGGGAAAATGTCATCAACACTGTGTCCTCAGCTGCTCGCATCATGCTTCTATCTGTGCCAATCAGTATATTccaagtgtgaatgtgtgcataTCTATTCACCACGCTGCCCATGTATTGTCTCACTCCAGGTATCAGCCATATTCTGGTGGAAGGTGACGTTGCTCTTTCAAAGAAGAGGAACGCCATGAAATGCTGGAGCGGCTACTGCAAATGGCAAAAATCCTTCAACGGACTAGTTGAAGTACCCTACAGCCTCAGTGATTACTTCTGTAAGGGCTGTAAAGGAATTTAGCATTCAGGACAAGTACAAAACTTGAATTTTGATGTCAATGAACTGAcattaataatgttttcattgtAGTTAACAGCGAAAAGGCCTCAATTGAGAAAGCTATGGAAACCTTCCACAAAAAAACCTGCATCCGCTTTGTTCCTCATCGTGGCCAGTCTGACTACCTCCGCATTGAGAATGAAATGGGGTGAGTGCAGGGCGGAAGAGGTGATCGGTCAGTGTAATGAATACAACCAGCCTGTCAGGATTCAAacctgctgtctctctgtcttttactcTTTTGTAGCTGCTGGTCTTTCATCGGCAGAGACGGAGGCTAGCAGGTGGTTTCTCTGTCCGTGTACGGCTGTCTTAATCATGGGATCATTCAGCACGAGCTCCTCCATGCACTCGGCTTCCACCATGAGCACACTCGGAGCGACAGGGACCAGTATGTCAGGATCAACTGGGAAAATGTCCCAGCAGGTGAGCCCTAAGTTCCAATGCAGCCGTACAATCGGCCACTATATACTGTTTGTAGTCATTTATATGGAACTGGAAACACATactgattaaccaatcagagtACAGGGAGGATGTAATCATCCTGATATATTCATTCTTGATAACATctaatgtgtatgtatatgagAGCTGGAAAACATATATGAGAGTAAAATAGATGTGAGGCCGAAAATGAGTTTGTACGTCTCTTTAGTGTAGCTAAATAATATATTTGCGAAATTTCATCTGATTTTACTGTAAAGACTTTAACGGGTTTTTTGTTGTACGATTAATTCATACATCAGTATATTTTttcatgctgttgtttttgtcatactTTCCcacagaacgcaaatattacgCCGCGAAAAAGCAACCACCAAGCAACCAAAGGtccatttttctgagctttgGCACCGCGAATAAtggtattgaccaatcacgttgtgcggaacggacATATTCAAAACGTACACTATAGTGtaaaacaacacggaggctccgtagtccggcTCAAGttggcaaactttattattcaCAACGGCAGCGCATACCAGATCCGCTCCTTACGtgcttacctttcacaataaaagccctagacatatgcACTGCGTAACTGTTTACCAGTGGAAAGTTCACTCAGGAAAAGGAAAGGCTGTAGGCTACGATTTATCTCAGACAGACTGACGctgctctgggtctctctctgggtGCTCTCCCGGTAGCTAAATTACAAATTCCGCTATAGCGAAAACATGACTCTCActtctctgcctctgattggctagtactcgcTACCTTCGTTGGttggattggttaggtttaggcatgaggagtgagattggttagggttagggtaaggatATCATGGTATGCCAATCAAAGGCAGAGTAAGGCAGTCATGTCTTCGCTATAGTTGGATTCGTAATATCGCCTCTCggtagttggtcctctgcctgTGCGAATCTATTCTAATCTGTTAACGAAAAGTGTTGCAAATTCGCATCGCTGCCGGTTTGAATATTTGATACGTAATATTCACAACTGAGTATTCTGCATTTTCGTGTGGTTTATTCATCATGTTCCCGGTGTGTGAAGGCCTTGAGGATAATCTGGAAGGGGTCAAAAGAAGAACATCTtcattgtattgttttaatgttgttctTCATACTATCAGTGTTGCtagtgttggatttattatgtacaaaagtgcttacaatgacctgaaataacctgactgttggatttgttgtgcatgaagtgtttgcgaggacagggaggaggcacgttctgttctttttgcaaggtcaaagagagaaaggagtcagaaggagaaacaaagaagaagatatgcagcaaaaacatcacgtgccataagctcatgaatattactattgtgtaaaccatgaatagactggatcagggatagctcggggttcagacttcgcgaactgacccatgcactgtatgttgtcagggacacgttgattggatccagatatctgtaaactcttttattttacctatgcaacattgattgttcggaataaattgaatcattatgctttaactcatctgtttggaaattctctttgtcacacaagattaaccaacacgtaactgggccttgacctcttggaggtagaaggccagttccttcactAGAGTTTTCACCCAATTAGACTATTTCATTTCTCAATGCACCTTGAAAGTAGGTGAAGTTGTACAAGAAATTCCTACTATAGGATAAATTTGAGACTCATTCATGTTCACTCGAATTTTGGaatttatgtattgttttaccCTACAGCAAATGCCTTCAACTTCCACAAAATGGACACCAACAACTTGAACACGCCATATGACTATTCTTCTGTTATGCATTACGGAAGGTAACATCTCTTTATCTCATTAATGGCACTATTGTAAGAGagatattttactttgtttgttcatttttatgttGTCAGAGTCCTGAAAAACAGCGGTGCAACATCCCGTCAATACaacattataattataaatattattattattattattattattattattattattatcactaacGTGTGAAGCTAAattacagtaaattaactgtaaaatgtttaTGAGCGCAGGTGGCAATCACAAAAGGAACCATTTCTTTGAAATataattaagtagtttttggCATGACAATTAAATATTCCAGCATTTGTtatgaataaaatgaatgagGACAATTTTCCATTGTTTATTAAATTTTGTTTTCTAGGACTGCCTTCTCATCAACATTTGGAGAGGACACCATTACTCCCATCCCAGATTCCTCTGTACCAATTGGGCAGAGGGATGACATGTCTGATATTGATATCCTCAGGATCAATAAGTTATACGAATGCAGTGAGTATAGAAATCTTTTCTGCTTGATTGAATGAACATCATTCAAACTAATATCATGCACCCCATGTAGACTTTGCACTTTTTCCATTGTGACTTTTTTAGTTATTAAAGGTTTGAATTATAGGAACAGCGTTATGTTGTGTTAGGCTGTTAGGCTGTGTTCTTTGTTATGACTGATCTCTTATCATTCCTTTCAGATatttgaaagaaaatgaaaacaaccccGTTTTCACAAGATATCTCCAAAACT
This window contains:
- the rassf6 gene encoding ras association domain-containing protein 6 gives rise to the protein MNKAALRPVIQAGDGRTLSRTQFLSLLNNYNCFLKDQTQLHLSYFRGADGEVVVEGFLNISWGVRRPIRLKIQDDIQTITFAPLISPSPISPIGDKRSMSRWGECVDLHQIDEMAETPQNTVVTKPLPGPPVYESTTLRPVRQRNSEMEAESNLFRCMSDASLVKRRKGRPKSAAEREKERQHRFSINGHFYNYKTAIFTPSLGTPTKVRISSRMTTNQVVEQLLNKFKIENDPQEYALYCVHQSGEKRKLSNKDQPLWERILQGPSDDIMKIFLIDMDEEEVSNVVAQYLNLELPILEQVLLKLREEENREIQRVIHKYHNQHRLLSHMLNCKMSPHIETSV